The Amphiura filiformis chromosome 12, Afil_fr2py, whole genome shotgun sequence genome includes a region encoding these proteins:
- the LOC140167010 gene encoding uncharacterized protein: MLSDARTYEQLASDPTQKYKRELVTILSRLKKEEKITRSQYDLLYPTAENVLRIYGTPKIHKPGNKVRPIVDYTGTIAYQTSRALADILAPLVGGTEHHVNNSKHLAEEMAEVMIEEGEIFNSHDVVSLFTNTPIEKSLEVIKSRLEADKTLKKRTLLSVTDVLDLLRFVLTTTYFLFRGNIYKLQTTVWSGHGEPGLTCSSKSVHGIP; the protein is encoded by the coding sequence ATGCTGAGCGATGCAAGAACGTACGAGCAGCTTGCATCTGACCCCACGCAAAAGTACAAAAGAGAACTAGTGACAATCTTGAGCAGActaaagaaagaggaaaaaataaCTAGATCACAATATGATCTCCTCTACCCCACAGCGGAAAATGTCCTGAGAATATACGGTACACCCAAGATTCATAAACCGGGTAATAAGGTTCGACCGATTGTTGATTATACCGGTACTATTGCATACCAGACCTCGCGAGCCTTGGCGGATATTTTAGCCCCGTTGGTAGGTGGTACGGAACACCACGTCAATAATTCAAAGCATTTAGCGGAGGAAATGGCGGAGGTCATGATTGAGGAAGGAGAGATATTTAACTCCCATGACGTTGTGTCATTGTTTACTAACACGCCTATTGAGAAATCTTTGGAAGTGATTAAATCTCGGTTGGAAGCGGATAAAACCTTGAAAAAGAGAACCCTACTGTCAGTTACGGATGTGTTGGACCTGCTACGGTTTGTCCTCACTACAACGTATTTCTTATTCCGTGGTAATATTTACAAATTACAAACAACGGTTTGGAGCGGCCATGGGGAGCCCGGTCTCACCTGTAGTAGCAAATCTGTACATGGAATTCCTTGA